One window from the genome of Myripristis murdjan chromosome 6, fMyrMur1.1, whole genome shotgun sequence encodes:
- the ciartb gene encoding circadian-associated transcriptional repressor yields the protein MSATDSDNSIDWLASDNEDDESERESDCAGKRSQTEAPPSHLGPSESSSCRSSKVKEGESNWSEGSEASSRGSPSSCTEAWDRDATELCQTQQGQKSNAKSTLQALKRPHSATVDERKELQYISSKSEKDRIFTRKCMELQCYIHPLSSILNGLRSGRYRERLSSFQESVAMDRIQRIMGVLQNPCMGEKYINIILKMEEMLKSWFPNVKPHDQLTVTQTEEATPTKKLKLSPVTTALVSAAGSPVIISAPPVGAKALRVTDLTPPGAYSASNLKWLHTSPICSPTAEQAQAGPRHLLSSRDRELTQDNAVSSSTDSHAKIDSIPRGPPLGKINAPCLERLLKSTESIITRKETGGVMGSSWS from the exons ATGTCTGCTACGGATTCGGACAACTCCATTGACTGGCTGGCGAGTGACAACGAGGACGACGAGAGCGAGAGGGAGTCTGACTGTGCTGGAAAGCGCAGCCAGACAGAGGCTCCTCCGTCACACCTGGGCCCATctgagagcagcagctgcagaagcAGCAAGGTGAAGGAGGGTGAGAGTAACTGGAGCGAGGGCAGCGAGGCCTCCAGCCGGGGGTCTCCCTCCAGCTGCACAGAGGCATGGGACAGGGATGCCACTGAACTGTGTCAAACACAACAGGGACAGAAATCAAATGCTAAAAGTACTCTGCAAGCACTGAAGAGGCCTCACAGTGCCACGGTGGACGAGCGTAAGGAGCTGCAGTACATTTCCAGCAAGTCAGAGAAAGACCGAATTTTCACCAGAAAG TGTATGGAACTACAATGCTACATTCATCCGCTGTCATCAATCTTGAATGGGCTTCGTTCAGGGAGATACAGAGAAC GACTCAGCAGTTTCCAGGAGAGTGTGGCCATGGACCGGATTCAGAGGATCATGGGTGTCCTTCAGAACCCCTGCATGGG GGAAAAATACATCAATATCATTCTTAAAATGGAGGAAATGCTAAAGAGCTGGTTCCCCAATGTGAAACCCCACGACCAACTCACTGTCACCCAGACAGAGGAAGCTACTCCTACCAAGAAACTCAAG CTATCTCCAGTGACCACAGCTCTGGTCAGTGCAGCAGGGAGCCCTGTCATCATCAGTGCCCCTCCGGTGGGTGCCAAAGCCCTCAGAGTGACTGACCTCACTCCCCCCGGAGCCTACTCAGCCAGTAACCTGAAGTGGCTCCACACTTCACCCATCTGCTCCCCCACAGCAGAGCAGGCCCAGGCTGGCCCCAGGCACCTGCTGTCctccagagacagagagcttaCGCAGGACAACGCCGTGTCCTCCAGCACAGACAGCCACGCTAAGATAGACTCCATACCCAGAGGCCCTCCACTGGGCAAAATCAACGCGCCCTGTCTAGAGAGGCTCCTCAAGTCGACAGAAAGCATCATCACTCGCAAGGAGACGGGGGGTGTGATGGGCAGCAGCTGGTCCTAG